Below is a window of Planococcus rifietoensis DNA.
CTTGCCGGCGCTTCCTAAACAACCCCTAGTGAAAGCAGATCCGCTCGTGTCCATTCTCGTGCCGATGCGCAACGAAGAACGCAACGTGCCGACGATTGTGCGTTCATTAAAAGAAACCGACTGGGAAAAAGCCGAATTCATCCTTTTGAATGACCAATCGACTGATGGTACCCAAGCGGCACTTGACCGGGAAATTGCGGGCGATAAGCGCTTCACGGTCCTGCAAGGCGTCGAACTGCCTGCCGGGTGGATCGGCAAAGTCCATGCCTGCCACCAATTGCAAAAACACGCTTCCGGCGATTACTTATTCTTTGTCGATGCAGATGTCCGTTTCCGCAAGCAAGCGGTGCGGCAGACACTCGGCTTGATGGAAAAACGGCACGCTGCCCTATTGTCTGGATTCCCTGCTTTTGAAGTGCCGGTGTTCTTGAGTAAATTGCTTGTGCCGATGCTTCATTTCGTCATTTTATTCCACTTGCCACTGGCGCTGGCGAATTACGCAAAATTCCCTGCAGCTACCGCGGCAAATGGCATGTGGATGGCATTTGAACGAAAAGCTTACGAGTCGATCGGCGGGCATGAAGCCGTGCGAACGTCGCTCGTCGAGGATGTACATATTGCACGCACCTTGAAACAAGCTGGCCATAAAGTGCTGCTCGCCAATATTACCGCTTCGGTCAAATGCCGGATGTATGAAACGCCAGCGGAAGTATGGGAAGGCTTCCTAAAGAACAGCTACACCGGCATCGGGCGTTCGCCAT
It encodes the following:
- a CDS encoding glycosyltransferase produces the protein MITALIVIHIAFFLWIVFNRLFLPALPKQPLVKADPLVSILVPMRNEERNVPTIVRSLKETDWEKAEFILLNDQSTDGTQAALDREIAGDKRFTVLQGVELPAGWIGKVHACHQLQKHASGDYLFFVDADVRFRKQAVRQTLGLMEKRHAALLSGFPAFEVPVFLSKLLVPMLHFVILFHLPLALANYAKFPAATAANGMWMAFERKAYESIGGHEAVRTSLVEDVHIARTLKQAGHKVLLANITASVKCRMYETPAEVWEGFLKNSYTGIGRSPLIAIVLTLFYSAFYIFPLFLAAAGLITANWIWLVPYALTVLQRWYVDMVTNQRWYLAFLIPLQAAAMLAVLLTAMKKSLKNESYTWKGRHYS